A region of the Cyanobium usitatum str. Tous genome:
GCTCTTCCCCGTTCGCTCGCCGCTACTCAGGGAGTCGTTTTTACTTTCCTTTCCTCCAGCTACTAAGATGTTTCAGTTCGCTGGGTTGGCTCGTGCCGCCCTATGGATTCAGGCGGCCGTTCTAAGGGTTGCCCCATTCGGAAATTCCCGGATCAAAGCGTGTTTCCAGCTCCCCGAGACTTATCGCAGGTAACCACGTCCTTCATCGCCTCTGTGTGCCAAGGTATCCACCGTGAGCCCTTTGTAGCTTGACCAATTTCAACTCCCAGTCCTTCAGGCTGTTGAGGCCTATTCTCTCTAGATTCACCTACAATCAACACTCAAATCTCTTTGAGTATCTCCTGCGGTTTGAATGCCAGGATCAAACTCCCAAACCCTCGGCGGGCTCAGAAGAAAACTGGAAGCTCTCGGCTCTAAAAACTCAATAGAATTTTCTTGATACCAACTTTAAGCCTTATCCATTGCTGGATAAAACTCAAGCTAGAATCAAGCATCCATGAGATGCTTTATTTCCAGACTTTACCTATGCAGTTGTCAAGGTTCTGCTGACATTCAAACAGCCCTGTCTCCAGGGCAAGGTTGAATCCAGCGTCTTTTCAACCAAACTAATCAACCAGACATCTGATTAACTCGGAAAGAATGAAAAGAAGCTGAAATCTTCAGCGAACAACAGTCAAGATCACAATCACAGCTAAACTCCTTACTGCAATACTTGCAGTTACAGATTGAGGGATGAGCATCATCATTGGATGGAGGTTAGCGGACTCGAACCGCTGACATCCTGCTTGCAAAGCAGGCGCTCTACCAACTGAGCTAAACCCCCAAACACGAATGGGCCATCCTGGACTTGAACCAGGGACCTCACCCTTATCAGGGGTGCGCTCTAACCACCTGAGCTAATGGCCCAGGAGCTCTCGCCGCAACCTAGCTCGCCTTTCGGCTTGCCAGATCAAACACAAATAAAAAAATTAGTGTTCTCGGCTTTACCCGCTGTGGGGTGACCTAGACAAAGTTTAGGAACTGAAATTAAGATGTTCATCTCTAAACTGATTACTCAGCTCTTCTTGAACGCTCAAATTGAGGTACCGATCGACCTTAGAGATGACAGAATCATGGCCTGAGAATAAAATACTCAGACATCACAATTAGTTATTGTATCCCTGTTAGGAGGTGATCCAGCCGCACCTTCCGGTACGGCTACCTTGTTACGACTTCACCCCAGTCATCAGCCCCACCTTCGGCATCCTCCTCCACAAGGGTTGGAGTAACGACTTCGGGCGTGGCCAACTTCCATGGTGTGACGGGCGGTGTGTACAAGGCCCGGGAACGTATTCACCGCAGTATGCTGACCTGCGATTACTAGCGATTCCTCCTTCACGTAGGCGAGTTGCAGCCTACGATCTGAACTGAGCCACGGTTTATGGGATTTGCTAGCTCTCGCGAGTTTGCTGCCCTTTGTCCGTAGCATTGTAGTACGTGTGTAGCCCAGGATGTAAGGGGCATGATGACTTGACGTCATCCACACCTTCCTCCGGTTTATCACCGGCGGTCTCTCTAGAGTGCCCAACTAAATGCTGGCAACTAAAGACGTGGGTTGCGCTCGTTGCGGGACTTAACCCAACATCTCACGACACGAGCTGACGACAGCCATGCACCACCTGTCACTGCGCTCCCGAAGGCACTCCCAAGTTTCCAAGGGATTCGCAGGATGTCAAACCCTGGTAAGGTTCTTCGCGTTGCATCGAATTAAACCACATACTCCACCGCTTGTGCGGGCCCCCGTCAATTCCTTTGAGTTTCACACTTGCGTGCGTACTCCCCAGGCGGAACACTTAACGCGTTGGCTACGACACCGAGGGGGTCGATTCCCCCGACACCTAGTGTTCATCGTTTACGGCTAGGACTACAGGGGTATCTAATCCCTTTCGCTCCCCTAGCTTTCGTCCATGAGCGTCAGTTATGGCCCAGCAGAGCGCCTTCGCCACTGGTGTTCTTCCCGATATCTACGCATTTCACCGCTACACCGGGAATTCCCTCTGCCCCTACCACACTCTAGTCTTACAGTTTCCATCGCCGAAATGGAGTTGAGCTCCACGTTTTAACGACAGACTTGTAAAACCGCCTGCGGACGCTTTACGCCCAATAATTCCGGATAACGCTTGCCACTCCCGTATTACCGCGGCTGCTGGCACGGAATTAGCCGTGGCTTATTCATCAAGTACCGTCAGATCTTCTTCCTTGATAAAAGAGGTTTACAGCCCAGAGGCCTTCATCCCTCACGCGGCGTTGCTCCGTCAGGCTTGCGCCCATTGCGGAAAATTCCCCACTGCTGCCTCCCGTAGGAGTCTGGGCCGTGTCTCAGTCCCAGTGTGGCTGATCATCCTCTCAGACCAGCTACTGATCGATGCCTTGGTGAGCCTTTACCACACCAACTAGCTAATCAGACGCGAGCTCATCCTCAGGCGAAATTCATTTCACCTCTCGGCATATGGGGTATTAGCGGCCGTTTCCAGCCGTTATCCCCCTCCTGAGGGCAGATTCTCACGCGTTACTCACCCGTCCGCCACTAACCCGAAGGTTCGTTCGACTTGCATGTGTTAAGCACGCCGCCAGCGTTCATCCTGAGCCAGGATCAAACTCTCCGTTGTAGTTCACGTCCTATCGGCTTTCGCCTCAACCTGAATTGCTTCTCACCCGCTTTGACCCACTGGCGCAGGTCTCACAGTTGGAGCCCCTTCCTCTGACAGAAGGTTTCAAAGAGTGCATTCAGAAATTTCTTTCCTCTTGACTTTCCCGAATCCCAGATCCGGTCGCGCTCGCCTCTCCTATCGGCACACCAGCTCCTGTTCCCTCGTGAGAAGGCAACAAAAACCAACCAACAGGCGCGTCACGCTATGTTTTTTTTTGACGGGACCTCACACCTTCACTGCTATTTCCGTCACTAGCTAATCTCTCAGCTAAAAAATCAAAGCTCCAACACCCTCCCTCTCGGGCGGTGCAGGCTCCCTTGATCCGTGACGCAGTGAAAGCGTCAGTTCCTAAACTTTTTAGTTGTCCAGGTGCTTCCGCTTCCTCCCCCTCTCGGGAGTTCTCGGCGGAACGCCGCTTCTCAGCGACTCAGAAAACTTACAACACCGTCGGCTCTCGCCTCCTCCGTCGTAAGCCTGCTCGCTTCCGGGGCTTCCCCCCTTGCGCGCAGTCCAAAAACATATCACCACGCTTGCCCTTATGGCAAGAACCCGTATCGAGCGCGACAGCGCCCCAAGCCAAAACCATTGCGGCCAGGCGCTTAGGTGCACTCCATTTGCCGCCTTTCCCCCTAGGGCCGCTGCAGGCCCTTCAGCGCCATATGGGCCACAAGGGTGGCTATCGGGAGCGCTTCTGGGGCAGGGAGGCTCACAGAGCTCAGCTGAGGAAGGGCCAAAGCAGCTGAAAGAGACTCTCTTACATGCCATAAAAAAAGCCGCGACCGAAGTCGCGGCTTGATAAGGGGGGCCAGGCAGGGTGCCCAAGACGATTTGCTCCTAAATATCAGAACAGACCAAGGGTGAGTGACTTGTCGATCGGCATGGCGGCGCCAATGCCGAGATAAATCGCAAACACCGTGCCGAACAAGAAGGTGGCCATGGCCACGGGCCTGCGGAAGGGATTCTGAAACTTATTGAAACTCTCGATGAAGGGCACAAGCATCAGACCCAGGGGGATCATCGTCTGCAGGGCAATGCCCAAAAGCTTGTTTGGAACAACCCTGAGAATCTGGAAGACCGGATACAGGTACCACTCAGGCAGGATCTCAAGCGGTGTTGCAAAGGGATCAGCCTTGTCGCCCAGCATGGCCGGATCCATGACTGCCAGGCCAACCATGCAGCCAATAGTCCCCAGGATCACCACGGGGAACATGTAAAGGAGGTCGTTGGGCCAGGCTGGCTCACCGTAGTAGTTGTGACCCATACCCTTCGCCAACTTGGCGCGGAGCTTGGGATCGGTGAGATCGGGCTTCTTAAGGATGTGCATGGCAGCTGCCGGCAGCAGGGATCTTTGAGGTGTTGGTGTGAAGCTTAAGGGGGGAGATTCGGGAGGCGAGAGGCCTCGAATCAATAGGTCACAAGGGGCCAGAGATGCCCTGCTTCCGGATCATCAGGAAGTGCATGAGCATGAAAACCGCAAGCAGCCAAGGCATCACGAAGGTGTGGAGGCTGTAAAAGCGGGTAAGGGTGGACTGGCCAACGCTCTCTCCACCACGGAGGAGCTCGACCATGAAATCACCGATGACCGGAACAGCCGCGGGGACTCCAGAAACAATTTTGACGGCCCAGTAACCGAGTTGATCCCAAGGCAAGGAGTAGCCAGTAACGCCGAAGGAGACAGTGATCACTGCCATGGTGACGCCAGTAACCCAGGTGAGCTCCCTTGGGCGCTTGAAACCACCGGTGAGATAAACCCGGAAAACGTGCAGGATCAGCATCAGCACCATCATCGAGGCGCTCCAGCGGTGCACAGACCTGATCAACCAGCCAAAGCTGACGTCGGTCATGAGGTACTGGACAGAGGCATAGGCCTCAGCCACCGTTGGCTTGT
Encoded here:
- the petD gene encoding cytochrome b6-f complex subunit IV: MHILKKPDLTDPKLRAKLAKGMGHNYYGEPAWPNDLLYMFPVVILGTIGCMVGLAVMDPAMLGDKADPFATPLEILPEWYLYPVFQILRVVPNKLLGIALQTMIPLGLMLVPFIESFNKFQNPFRRPVAMATFLFGTVFAIYLGIGAAMPIDKSLTLGLF
- the petB gene encoding cytochrome b6, giving the protein MANTPAGNSGQASNPVYNWFDERLEIQSIADDISSKYVPPHVNIFYCLGGITLVCFLIQFATGFAMTFYYKPTVAEAYASVQYLMTDVSFGWLIRSVHRWSASMMVLMLILHVFRVYLTGGFKRPRELTWVTGVTMAVITVSFGVTGYSLPWDQLGYWAVKIVSGVPAAVPVIGDFMVELLRGGESVGQSTLTRFYSLHTFVMPWLLAVFMLMHFLMIRKQGISGPL